One Chiloscyllium plagiosum isolate BGI_BamShark_2017 chromosome 12, ASM401019v2, whole genome shotgun sequence DNA window includes the following coding sequences:
- the LOC122555389 gene encoding beta-1,3-galactosyltransferase 5-like — translation MTKSKIVISLCVFSLTCTFLLGIIYPDTFHINYMFYNTNKRSISKEKGKFLIIPESNCDDDPPFIVYLVTVSHSQWKERSAIRQTWGKDLRPNGKRTVAYFLLGYNTKYQSMILNESLYYNDIIQKNFTDTYHNLTLKVMMGIEWVHEFCPSVSFVMKTDSDMFVNTYYLTELLSQKNWTQLYTGFIKNKEKPIRYKLSKWYLTKEEYPQSTFPPFCSGTGYVFSGDLTGKIIAVSKHIPILKLEDVYIGLCFQKLNVTPVELNSAQPFHARKVEFSICNFHKLVTSHQVSPVELLIYWKTLEENSKEECWKKMEEFRWA, via the coding sequence atgACCAAAAGCAAAATAGTGATTTCACTTTGTGTATTCTCCCTTACTTGTACATTTTTATTGGGTATCATTTATCCAGACACATTTCATATTAATTACATGTTCTACAACACAAACAAAAGATCAATTTCAAAGGAAAAGGGAAAATTTCTGATTATCCCAGAGTCAAACTGTGACGATGACCCTCCATTCATTGTCTACCTGGTGACTGTCTCACATTCTCAATGGAAGGAGCGTTCTGCTATCCGACAAACATGGGGCAAAGATCTGCGCCCAAATGGGAAAAGGACAGTCGCCTATTTCCTCTTGGGATATAATACGAAGTACCAGTCCATGATCTTGAATGAAAGCCTCTATTACAATGATATAATCCAGAAGAACTTCACTGACACATACCATAATCTCACACTGAAAGTAATGATGGGAATTGAGTGGGTTCATGAATTCTGCCCATCTGTGTCTTTTGTGATGAAAACTGACTCTGATATGTTTGTAAATACTTACTACCTGACTGAACTTCTATCTCaaaagaactggacacagttgtACACAGGGTTTATTAAGAATAAGGAGAAGCCTATAAGGTACAAACTGAGCAAGTGGTACTTGACAAAGGAGGAGTATCCTCAAAGCACCTTTCCACCTTTTTGTTCAGGAACTGGATATGTTTTCTCGGGTGACCTCACTGGAAAAATCATCGCTGTTTCGAAGCATATTCCGATCCTAAAGCTGGAAGATGTCTACATAGGGCTGTGTTTTCAAAAGTTAAATGTCACCCCAGTGGAGTTAAACTCAGCTCAGCCTTTCCATGCCAGAAAAGTGGAATTCTCAATCTGTAACTTTCACAAACTGGTGACCTCTCATCAAGTCAGCCCAGTCGAGTTGTTGATTTACTGGAAAACAttggaagaaaacagcaaagaGGAATGCTGGAAAAAAATGGAGGAATTTCGATGGGCATGA